A portion of the Plodia interpunctella isolate USDA-ARS_2022_Savannah chromosome 4, ilPloInte3.2, whole genome shotgun sequence genome contains these proteins:
- the LOC128669194 gene encoding mucin-2-like isoform X6, whose translation MRTVWWCATAVALLAVTSALRTTQVEGASRYNRRQPSPTAADVRSSTEAEPSEAAPTFKPRSSRRQEIPQRAVQTRSQSKRPLQRIDASTEANPSQPRDERNERYDSKRISSRTRSKNIENITTETPKQREPINRSRSRQGIRKTQYSTLQRSTEISSSITDDKSDTVDRIITARKENNADNQFRRRSSSVQTVEAVAPKKLRGRINTRPNARSLDLDVSGTTNGLSSFEKEPTTARNSDLRNSRKLRYKQRLSETDTNLTGEGITASSVVAPVKSSQKNESIPSQSEIQAPVQIVFAETQPTIQSSTETLSSTPASTTTKATKVLKRPLARGKVNFKPSATAPKVPSTDEISEDDNYPESFKALIQAKNASTQASSPSSESLTLKASQKIYKTHATLSQSNTGTSQNKNSRLRHKLNTQDEIKKDEKQEDKIVVTSPEPVKAKKPEFRPRGTYNPRRRKLTSFSPTTVSTNSLDQSTAKPAYKYNRKFKLTTTESPKKETMERSSVESSTSLKKTFVRPTVYYRKSFNRKSSTTERSSEEKSTNSEVSNLKPKIVPRTSYYSRFRNNKNKTSSVEASKEVINDTISVESKTEDNAEMPLIYTLLNNSAKNNTLVSENQIKDNESKEMFIIAVTSKESQEQNIVSETVNAIEENGHKLVISENPTTVKYHAIYKDPDSINRLENVEPTSGSTTPIVRNLQTGRTTRKRTKSYEKDIDIPNTVTPKTREKNIRKYGDSYLKPSEELSSVISSEPDKVKGRFSSKFRASYLDKPFYKPTVPSVTSTTTVEGEEIDLGPDVNAISFTKTRSKLTSADLKLSESLVKPSHIMNVEATHHSPSVTVSIFDALAEILTSTPKPRLSSTTEVSQNQNTNNDVVKPFNGVSNSINVNSVKGFASQDTTSAGANTNAKLVQNTDQTQNVINRLSVGESTQPLNTEDGKFNPVNTLPSTPLSTPTPTTPISARRPFAIKVLYSEQSTDQSTTAPEPTPVNMASTDLPTTVHNTVSDILISSNNIVSSELTSMLSNNIKNIIENMDSDSKTKLSMDMAKLLKTLIPRALDKLATGADNVDIIPNTTPYSLEDIKDTQNIDITNNIDINTSSTNIVQNVMSDIIVNTDSSIGMTVSLTENPTSAVNSPVNTQQTTSTVSVSSSQTTLTTDIMTATTGTTAEFKPSTTNQISSTTSSALQGTDSVDINSSTIANRPVPIPFLSNFRLWEETTTTPVIPISTLSLPSINNNRPKQNLSPLQIWVLSKKARVLKMIEDLIRQHNNEIATATPVTDLIQTNNIPLSNRLTKIMNSFTSTTESNDSTNETNDPTSSTTIPSSVNPLTISKTPNMASSSTNSGVDQETISTTTLPLATTSETSVLSQIGAIETTTMATILNNIESTTITSTTDEILQTTDKILNRNIDDAQPTTQQENTETTTDSMVTETTTQTNIDTTMLDIETTTDSNTESSNKSSTNETNQNIISSIQNRVSDTTIPKKDYFIFGILPNNTVVRKNPNDDVLESLTEASPYIIYGVLPNNTVIRRFPNGTRVPRVMQKIDILPISPWSLRNPYSPIHNNPAIVRPESNPIRVSTNTVTSTDTSNNGTDRLTTDNVNNLQHMISSSALNIKDSSSLGITTATNKSPAEKSTASHVLSLRTTTMLPSVDEILLNSISTAAKEEMVISSMTSSTHEPRILTLDIDPETKQIRTEKPSDGTGSAVFKFIPIDEVTLAPQNSNVLKLATKTVTTDISMNTASTVTETNTQTPQVQTSKAEDATTSISITMGTPIITEVTESSTSATTITTTTFAPAITTTEAPTSVFASTTRVPTTSTTESAPITLTTEAATNMPTTVSSTFPPTTIPISTITAEEKKRYQEDTQFLQQLLLGTTDPKNFNIQSNSNLFTDLTTTALPSTTVVSLSARQIEEAKLLQALLSAGQNPIVTNTQRNVKGTVSKTTTSRSIDADLKQLEEDTKFLKALLQATGQNPANFNLPTFDIKTTTRAAVPSTTTTTTTTRPTTTTTVPTTTLGTTTSIDADIKKLKEDTKLLQALLQAVGQNPINNPSPPIITGVTSNVRIASNPLTTSLGSNPTTPINVRPVYTSQSTTQAPPQTLVPRTVLNTLQPTTTEAVRISTTINPRRPTTTRSVRPTTVSARKAQVSGGASTTEMPSTSTFSVEEDLVFLKNLKSVLKANPNNDDPEAALANRIIALAVERSLNEIQTGTSPDVRTGKKIANNVNNVIPTTTPRTTTARTTSTTTTTTTTTTTPSTTTVIASNPSLEADIKQFQEDTKLLQALIKATGQDPSQFNIPTLPPLTNVKDVRPTTTQRNKLALTGHTSDEALKKLLQQQSPKSGMVSEATQPPMSLSTEYGKSNDALLAALLKEQGFGPTTASSSDEQIRLSALLNQVVVTPKARRTTTPPPPPPPRRPILDGLAWLWQQWRETAPGPTAARPNRRPSPSASPSVATSAATSNRVNWFGSGPFVGNAEDKPSPNRIPLEPPGAVTSEQTPGRGQLVSAAINVTRAFSQFLGAAIQGAAQTVQSVIRAGQRAASDVYVNGSGGSG comes from the exons GTGGAAGGCGCATCCAGATATAACAGACGGCAGCCATCGCCGACGGCTGCTGATGTAAGAAGCTCTACAGAAGCAGAACCATCTGAAGCTGCGCCCACTTTCAAACCCAGGAGTAGTAGAAGACAAGAAATACCTCAACGAGCCGTGCAAACAAGGTCTCAATCAAAAAGGCCACTGCAAAGGATAGATGCTTCGACTGAAGCAAATCCAAGCCAACCAAGAGACGAACGTAACGAACGATATGACTCCAAAAGGATTTCTAGTCGAACTCGAAGTAAAAACATCGAAAATATTACTACCGAGACACCTAAACAAAGAGAACCCATTAATCGAAGCAGATCGCGACAAGGAATTCGAAAAACACAATATTCTACACTTCAAAGATCTACAGAAATATCCTCTTCAATTACAGATGATAAATCCGATACGGTTGACAGAATAATCACAGCTAGAAAGGAAAATAATGCTGACAATCAGTTTAGGAGAAGAAGTTCATCAGTTCAAACTGTAGAGGCCGTAGCACCGAAAAAGTTACGAGGTCGTATAAATACGCGACCCAATGCCAGGTCACTTGATCTTGATGTTTCTGGCACAACTAATGGTTTGTCAAGCTTCGAAAAAGAACCCACCACTGCCAGAAATTCAGACTTAAGAAATTCAAGGAAACTGCGTTACAAACAAAGGTTATCGGAAACTGACACCAATTTAACAGGCGAAGGAATCACAGCTTCTAGTGTAGTCGCTCCAGTCAAGTCTAGTCAGAAAAATGAAAGTATTCCTAGTCAATCCGAAATTCAGGCTCCTGTTCAGATTGTATTTGCCGAAACTCAACCAACAATTCAGTCAAGTACGGAAACATTATCTAGTACTCCGGCTAGTACCACGACAAAAGCAACAAAAGTGTTAAAACGACCATTAGCGAGAGGGAAAGTGAATTTTAAACCATCGGCAACTGCACCTAAGGTTCCTTCTACGGACGAAATAAGTGAAGACGACAATTATCCAGAAAGTTTTAAAGCTTTGATTCAGGCAAAAAATGCATCG ACACAAGCGAGCTCTCCAAGCAGTGAGAGTTTGACATTGAAAGCATcacaaaaaatttacaaaacacaTGCAACTTTGTCACAAAGTAACACTGGAACCAGTCAAAACAAAAACTCAAGG TTGCGCCACAAACTAAATACacaagatgaaataaaaaaagatgaaAAGCAGGAAGATAAAATAGTCGTTACTAGTCCCGAACCTGTAAAGGCAAAAAAGCCTGAATTTCGCCCGCGTGGTACTTATAACCCGAGAAGAAGAAAATTGACATCATTCTCTCCAACTACAGTGTCAACGAATTCATTGGACCAAAGTACAGCTAAACcagcatataaatataatagaaaatttaaactgaCCACAACTGAGTCTCCGAAGAAGGAAACCATGGAAAGATCTAGTGTTGAATCTAGCACATCGTTAAAAAAGACTTTTGTAAGGCCAACAGTGTACTATcgaaaaagttttaatagGAAAAGCTCTACCACAGAACGTTCGTCTGAGGAAAAATCCACTAACTCAGAAGTCTCAAATTTAAAACCCAAAATAGTACCAAGAACGTCATATTATTCacgttttagaaataataaaaacaaaacatcatCTGTTGAAGCTTCAAAAGAAGTtatcaatgatactatatccGTAGAATCGAAAACAGAAGACAATGCTGAGATGCCACTAATTTATACACTGTTAAATAATTCCGCGAAAAATAATACTCTTGTATCAGAAAACCAAATAAAGGATAATGAAAGCAaggaaatgtttattattgcaGTGACTAGTAAAGAATCTCAAGAGCAAAACATTGTAAGTGAGACTGTAAATGCCATCGAGGAAAATGGACATAAACTTGTGATTAGTGAAAACCCTACAACAGTCAAGTATCACGCAATTTACAAAGATCCAGACTCTATAAACCGTTTAGAAAACGTAGAACCTACATCTGGGAGTACAACGCCTATTGTCAGAAATCTTCAAACAGGAAGAACAACGCGTAAACGTACTAAATCATATGAAAAGGATATAGATATTCCGAACACAGTTACTCCAAAGAcgcgtgaaaaaaatattagaaaatatggCGACTCCTATTTAAAACCGTCAGAAGAACTATCCAGTGTT ATATCATCTGAGCCTGATAAAGTGAAAGGCAGATTTAGCTCCAAATTTAGAGCTTCTTATTTAGATAAACCATTTTATAAGCCTACAGTTCCATCTGTAACATCAACTACAACT GTAGAGGGAGAAGAAATTGACTTAGGGCCAGACGTGAATGCTATCTCTTTCACTAAGACACGGAGTAAACTTACCTCAGCGGACTTGAAACTTTCAGAGAGTCTTGTCAAACCATCACATATTATGAACGTTGAGGCTACACATCACTCACCGTCAGTTACAGTATCAATATTTGATGCTTTAGCTGAGATTCTTACTTCTACACCCAAACCACGATTATCCTCAACAACAGAAGTATCgcaaaatcaaaatactaataatgATGTAGTAAAACCATTCAACGGCGTGAGTAACAgtattaatgtaaatagtGTCAAAGGCTTTGCGAGTCAAGACACAACAAGTGCTGGTGCCAACACAAATGCTAAACTTGTACAGAACACTGACCAGACACAAAATGTGATTAATCGTTTGTCGGTTGGGGAAAGTACACAACCACTAAACACAGAAGATGGAAAATTTAATCCTGTGAATACATTACCATCTACTCCTTTATCTACTCCCACTCCCACTACTCCTATTTCTGCCAGAAGACCATTTGCCATAAAGGTATTATACTCTGAACAATCTACAGACCAATCTACGACTGCACCTGAACCTACACCAGTTAACATGGCATCGACTGACCTTCCAACAACGGTACATAATACTGTGtctgatattttaatatccagTAATAATATAGTTTCCTCTGAACTAACTAGCATGTTGTcgaataacattaaaaatattatagaaaatatggACAGTGATAGTAAAACTAAACTATCAATGGACATGGCTAAGTTGTTAAAGACACTAATTCCTAGGGCATTAGATAAACTTGCGACCGGAGCTGACAATGTAGACATTATTCCAAATACTACTCCTTACAGTTTGGAAGATATTAAAGATActcaaaatatagatattacaaataatattgatataaatactaGTAGTACCAATATCGTCCAAAATGTAATGAGCGacattattgtaaatactGACAGCAGTATTGGAATGACAGTTAGTCTCACTGAAAATCCCACATCAGCTGTAAATAGCCCAGTAAATACACAACAAACCACTAGCACAGTATCTGTTTCTAGTAGTCAGACGACTTTAACTACTGACATAATGACAGCAACAACTGGTACAACAGCAGAGTTCAAACCAAGTACAACTAATCAAATCAGTAGTACGACATCGTCTGCACTACAAGGTACAGATTCGGTAGATATAAACAGTAGTACAATAGCTAACAGACCCGTACCTATCccatttttgtcaaatttccGTTTATGGGAAGAAACCACAACAACTCCTGTTATACCGATTTCTACTTTATCCCTACcctcaattaataataatcggCCAAAACAGAATCTATCTCCTCTTCAAATATGGGTATTGTCTAAAAAAGCTAGAGTTTTGAAGATGATAGAGGACTTAATCAGACAACACAACAACGAAATAGCGACAGCGACTCCTGTAACCGACTTGATTCAGACTAACAATATTCCACTCTCTAATCGATTgactaaaataatgaattcatTTACTTCAACAACTGAATCAAATGATTCGACAAATGAGACAAATGATCCCACGTCTTCCACAACTATTCCTTCTTCTGTTAATCCTTTGACGATTTCAAAAACACCCAATATGGCCTCTAGCAGTACAAATTCTGGAGTTGATCAAGAAACGATTTCAACAACGACATTACCCTTAGCGACTACAAGCGAAACTTCAGTTTTATCACAAATTGGTGCTATAGAAACTACAACCATggcaacaatattaaataatattgaaagtacCACTATTACTTCCACAACAGATGAGATATTACAAACCACagataagattttaaatagaaatattgatGATGCTCAGCCAACGACTCAACAAGAAAATACGGAAACTACTACAGATTCAATGGTCACAGAAACAACCACACAAACTAACATTGACACTACAATGCTTGATATCGAAACAACGACAGATTCAAATACCGAAAGTAGTAATAAATCTTCTACAAATGAAACTaatcaaaacataatttcaagCATTCAGAACAGGGTTAGTGATACAACAATCCCgaaaaaagattatttcatttttggaATTTTACCTAATAATACAGTGGTACGTAAAAATCCTAACGATGACGTGCTGGAATCATTAACAGAGGCAAGCCCTTACATCATTTACGGCGTACTACCCAATAACACAGTAATACGTAGATTCCCGAATGGGACTAGAGTGCCACGTGTAATGCAAAAAATTGACATACTACCAATCAGTCCATGGAGTTTGCGAAATCCATACAGCCCCATCCATAACAACCCGGCCATTGTACGGCCGGAGTCTAACCCCATCCGAGTATCCACTAATACAGTGACATCCACAGACACCTCAAATAACGGAACGGATCGTTTAACAACAGACAATGTAAATAACCTTCAACACATG ATCTCTTCATCGGCACTTAATATAAAAGATAGCAGTTCATTGGGTATAACAACTGCCACAAATAAGTCGCCCGCTGAAAAAAGCACCGCCTCGCATGTATTAAGTTTACGCACAACAACAATGCTACCTTCCGTTGATGAGATTCTGCTTAATAGTATATCTACGGCCGCTAAAGAGGAAATGGTTATATCGTCAATGACAAGTTCTACTCATGAACCGAGAATATTAACACTGGATATTGATCCGGAg ACAAAACAAATACGAACTGAAAAACCTAGTGATGGTACTGGAAGTGcagtattcaaatttattccaATAGACGAAGTAACATTAGCTCCACAAAATTCAAATGTGTTGAAACTGGCTACCAAGACAGTAACAACCGATATATCAATGAATACTGCTTCAACTGTCACAGAGACAAATACACAAACTCCTCAAGTTCAAACTAGTAAGGCTGAAGATGCAACAACATCAATATCTATTACAATGGGAACTCCGATCATAACAGAAGTAACTGAAAGTTCCACGTCGGCAACAACTATAACAACAACTACATTTGCACCTGCAATTACAACAACAGAAGCACCCACATCAGTATTTGCGTCAACCACAAGAGTTCCTACAACAAGTACCACGGAATCAGCTCCAATCACTTTGACTACTGAGGCTGCAACAAATATGCCTACGACAGTAAGTTCAACATTTCCACCGACAACGATACCAATCTCAACAATCACAGCTGAAGAAAAGAAACGTTATCAAGAAGATACTCAATTTTTACAACAATTGTTATTAGGAACAACAGATCCCAAAAACTTTAACATACAAAGCAATTCAAACTTGTTCACTGACTTAACAACAACAGCGTTGCCATCGACTACAGTTGTATCTTTATCAGCCAGACAAATTGAAGAAGCAAAGTTGTTGCAAGCACTTCTTTCAGCTGGTCAAAATCCTATAGTCACAAATACACAGAGAAATGTTAAAGGTACGGTTAGTAAAACAACAACATCAAGGTCAATAGATGCCGATTTAAAGCAGCTGGAAGaagatacaaaatttttaaaagcgCTCCTTCAAGCAACAGGGCAAAATCCTGCCAACTTCAATTTGCCTACATTTGAcattaaaacaacaacaagagCAGCAGTACCTAGTACTACAACAACTACAACTACTACTAGACCAACAACTACTACAACTGTGCCTACAACAACATTAGGAACAACAACTTCAATAGATGCAGatattaaaaagttgaaaGAAGATACTAAACTACTGCAGGCTCTTTTACAAGCGGTTGGCCAAAATCCGATTAACAATCCCAGTCCTCCCATTATAACTGGAGTGACGTCAAATGTGAGAATAGCTTCAAATCCATTGACTACATCTTTAGGATCCAACCCAACGACGCCAATAAATGTGCGGCCTGTTTATACATCGCAAAGTACAACACAGGCTCCTCCACAAACTTTAGTTCCTAGAACCGTTTTAAATACGTTGCAGCCTACAACTACAGAAGCTGTTAGAATATCTACCACTATTAATCCTAGAAGACCAACTACGACCAGAAGCGTGCGTCCTACAACTGTGTCTGCTAGAAAAGCACAAGTCTCAGGTGGGGCATCTACTACTGAAATGCCAAGTACCTCAACATTCTCCGTTGAAGAGGATCTAGtgtttttaaagaatttg aaatctGTTCTAAAAGCAAATCCTAACAACGATGATCCAGAAGCAGCACTTGCTAATCGTATCATTGCTCTAGCTGTAGAAAGGAGCTTGAACGAAATACAAACTGGTACCAGTCCCGACGTCCGAACaggaaaaaaaatagctaATAATGTAAACAACGTAATTCCAACCACAACTCCACGAACAACTACAGCACGCACGACGTCGACTACTACAACCACGACAACAACAACTACTACACCAAGTACTACGACAGTTATAGCGAGTAACCCGTCATTAGAGGCAGACATAAAACAATTCCAAGAAGACACGAAACTACTACAAGCACTTATCAAAGCGACGGGCCAAGACCCATCTCAATTCAATATACCTACTCTACCACCACTTACCAATGTTAAA GACGTCCGGCCGACAACTACACAAAGGAACAAATTAGCTCTTACAG GTCACACATCAGACGAAGCTCTAAAGAAATTACTGCAACAGCAGTCGCCAAAGTCAGGCATGGTGTCCGAAGCGACCCAACCACCTATGTCGCTGAGTACGGAGTATGGGAAGAGCAATGACGCGTTACTGGCAGCGTTGCTCAAAGAACAGGGGTTCGGTCCCACCACGGCAAGTTCTTCTGATGAACAAATCAGACTATCT GCTTTACTGAACCAAGTGGTGGTAACACCGAAGGCCAGACGGACTACGACACCGCCTCCACCACCGCCGCCAAGGAGGCCTATCTTAGATGGGTTAGCGTGGCTCTGGCAGCAGTGGAGGGAAACAGCTCCAGGTCCCACCGCGGCCAGGCCTAATAGAAGACCTAGCCCTTCTGCAAGTCCATCAGTAGCTACATCTGCAGCCACAAGCAATAGGGTCAACTGGTTCGGCTCAGGACCTTTCGTCGGCAATGCTGAGGATAAACCATCACCCAACAGA ATACCCCTGGAGCCCCCTGGCGCGGTGACGTCAGAGCAGACGCCAGGGAGAGGCCAGCTGGTGTCAGCTGCTATCAATGTGACGAGAGCCTTCTCTCAATTCCTAGGAGCCGCCATTCAG GGCGCAGCTCAGACGGTGCAGAGCGTGATCCGAGCGGGGCAGCGCGCGGCGTCGGACGTGTATGTGAATGGCTCGGGTGGATCCGGATAA